From a region of the Zingiber officinale cultivar Zhangliang chromosome 4B, Zo_v1.1, whole genome shotgun sequence genome:
- the LOC121974707 gene encoding protein PIN-LIKES 7-like, translated as MGLWSLFLVASAPIMQVLLIGLLGAYLASGYSNTLHATARKDMNKIVFTAFTPSLMFASLSKTVTLQEIISWWFMPVNLGIIFLIGGILGWIVAKILKPLRHLEGLVMATCSSGNLGNLMLIIIPAVCSEKGNPFGDQAMCSARGLSYVSFSMALGGFYIWTYTYGLIKKDGKVFHGNQSEPHRFTSNEANAMKEGGQGVSTTQNILPVTAKSEEEVAETQLGTPLLNSGSVPDKGMNIWNKMKESLHNLVEELLAPPTLAAIIGFIVGAVPWLKSLFVGSSAPLKVVQDSIKLLGDGTIPCITLILGGNLTRGIRKSSIKPMVIFAIVCVRYVILPSIGIAIVQAAYELGFVTYDPLYRYVLMIQFTLPPAMNIATMNQLFDVGQEESSVIFLWTYLIAAIALTFWSAVFMWILS; from the exons ATGGGGCTTTGGTCATTGTTCCTCGTGGCTTCTGCACCGATCATGCAGGTCCTTCTCATAGGGTTGCTGGGGGCCTATCTTGCATCAGGTTACAGTAATACACTCCATGCCACTGCTCGGAAAGACATGAACAAG ATCGTGTTTACGGCCTTCACACCATCTCTGATGTTTGCTAGTCTATCGAAAACTGTGACTCTCCAAGAAATCATATCTTG GTGGTTCATGcctgtcaatcttgggattataTTCCTAATCGGAGGAATCCTTGGTTGGATTGTTGCCAAAATCTTGAAGCCGCTGCGGCATCTCGAAGGCCTTGTAATGGCTACATGTTCTTCAG GTAATTTGGGCAATCTGATGCTGATCATCATCCCAGCAGTTTGCTCGGAGAAAGGCAATCCGTTCGGCGATCAGGCGATGTGCAGTGCTCGCGGCCTCTCCTATGTTTCCTTCTCCATGGCG CTTGGAGGCTTCTACATCTGGACATACACTTACGGTCTCATCAAGAAAGATGGTAAAGTGTTCCATGGGAACCAATCAGAACCCCATAGATTTACCAGTAACGAAGCTAATGCCATGAAGGAAGGTGGTCAAGGAGTCTCTACAACTCAAAACATCCTTCCAGTGACAGCAAAATCAGAGGAGGAAGTGGCAGAAACCCAACTT GGAACTCCATTATTAAACAGTGGCAGCGTTCCTGATAAAGGAATGAACATATGGAACAAAATGAAAGAATCTCTGCACAATCTCGTTGAAGAATTGTTGGCACCACCAACTCTTGCTGCG ATTATAGGATTCATTGTTGGAGCAGTCCCATGGTTGAAGTCTCTTTTCGTTGGTTCTAGTGCACCACTCAAAGTAGTTCAGGACTCCATCAAATTACTAGG AGATGGCACAATACCCTGCATCACTCTCATTCTTGGTGGAAACTTGACTAGGg GAATACGCAAGTCTAGCATTAAACCTATGGTGATCTTTGCGATTGTTTGTGTTCGATATGTGATCCTTCCGTCGATCGGGATCGCTATTGTACAAGCAGCATATGAACTAGGATTCGTGACATACGACCCGTTGTATCGTTATGTGCTAATGATACAGTTTACTCTGCCACCAGCCATGAACATTG CTACAATGAATCAGTTATTTGACGTTGGCCAAGAGGAGTCATCTGTCATCTTCCTATGGACTTATCTGATTGCAGCAATTGCATTGACATTCTGGTCTGCAGTATTCATGTGGATCTTATCTTAG
- the LOC121974708 gene encoding trihelix transcription factor ASR3-like, whose amino-acid sequence MSEGTEHSSSLALLHHRHHLPQQQQHQQPPPASPSVAGAIVRGYRKGNWTLHETLILITAKRLDDDRRTGGSSSSSSAHCSPSASVSATAAVVPRSAEQRWKWVENYCWRNGCLRSQNQCNDKWDNLLRDYKKVRGYEARADASAGELPSYWAMERHERKERNLPTNLAAEVFEALTDVLGRRTARRANAAATPVSSLPPPPPPLPSPPRLPQAPLNPTAPPSVQAPAPPPAPPAHPSASVEMSSDSSESEENDDGAGTAEPEAKRRRLGSSVVRSATVLARTLLSCEEKREQRHREMVEIEERRLRLEEERTEIRRQEFAGLISAVNDLSSAIHSLVANQRNGDHR is encoded by the exons ATGTCTGAAGGCACAGAACACTCATCTTCCTTAGCTCTCCTCCACCACCGCCATCACCTCCCGCAGCAGCAACAGCATCAGCAGCCGCCGCCCGCATCCCCCTCTGTCGCCGGCGCCATCGTCCGCGGCTATCGCAAGGGCAACTGGACCCTCCACGAGACCCTGATACTCATCACCGCCAAGCGCCTCGACGATGATCGCCGCACAGGCgggtcgtcgtcgtcctcctccGCCCACTGCTCCCCTTCAGCCTCCGTCTCCGCCACCGCTGCTGTCGTGCCAAGATCGGCGGAGCAGCGGTGGAAGTGGGTAGAGAACTACTGCTGGCGCAACGGGTGCCTGCGGAGCCAGAACCAGTGCAATGACAAATGGGACAACCTCCTTCGCGACTACAAGAAGGTGCGCGGCTACGAGGCTCGCGCCGATGCCTCCGCCGGGGAGCTACCCTCCTACTGGGCCATGGAGCGACACGAGCGCAAGGAGCGCAACCTCCCCACCAACCTCGCTGCCGAGGTGTTCGAGGCATTGACCGACGTCCTCGGCCGGCGCACAGCCCGCCGAGCGAACGCCGCCGCTACTCCCGTCTCCTCCCTCCCTCCGCCCCCTCCTCCACTGCCCTCTCCGCCGCGACTGCCGCAGGCGCCTTTAAACCCTACGGCACCACCATCTGTTCAGGCGCCGGCGCCGCCCCCAGCGCCGCCAGCGCACCCATCCGCTTCTG TGGAGATGTCGTCGGATTCGTCGGAGTCGGAGGAGAACGACGACGGAGCGGGGACAGCCGAGCCAGAGGCGAAGCGGCGGCGACTGGGTTCCAGCGTGGTACGGAGCGCAACGGTGCTGGCCCGCACGCTGCTATCCTGCGAGGAGAAGCGGGAGCAGCGCCACCGCGAGATGGTCGAGATCGAGGAGCGGCGGCTCCGGCTGGAAGAAGAGCGGACGGAGATCAGGCGCCAGGAATTCGCCGGCCTTATCTCCGCCGTCAACGACCTGTCCAGCGCCATCCACTCCCTCGTCGCCAATCAGCGCAACGGAGATCACCGGTGA
- the LOC121974710 gene encoding pentatricopeptide repeat-containing protein At1g55890, mitochondrial-like — MAAPLRRTFTIPFFRRHFLASYSAAATSVPNPSSVSAAKSAIRSESDAERLVSLFESVTDCPSFYGDRSIYKLTIDKLARRRRTDLIERVLEKAMHSERTPKSEGFLIRLIGLYSEAGMVDQAVRVFENIPSLAGQRSERSLCALLSAFLDNGCIERLQDAFSRSVEEYGVAPGIASYNIYLKALCSSSANKVDEALALFDQMHDKGIEPDISCYNTLLDGYSKKGDYAGFDKVLKEICKKGLSQNVGTYNCRIAALCAKGKSFQAEELLDVMKLNGIFPDKISFNTLINRFCEQGNTDSAIELFKRMKDVKAPGGRVVLPDSYTYIKLTQGLVEKGEFGKAVEICKECLDNKWAPSFKTMKELIDGLIKNSQVDEAKGIVARMKKGLVKGDAKVAWEKMKEGFAF; from the coding sequence ATGGCGGCGCCGCTGCGGCGTACCTTCACAATCCCCTTTTTCCGGCGCCACTTCCTCGCTTCATACTCAGCCGCCGCAACTTCGGTTCCCAATCCCAGTTCCGTCTCCGCTGCAAAGTCCGCCATCCGATCCGAGTCCGATGCCGAACGCCTCGTCTCCCTCTTCGAGTCCGTAACCGACTGTCCCTCCTTCTACGGAGACCGCTCGATCTATAAACTCACGATCGATAAGCTCGCTCGCCGCCGCCGGACTGACCTCATCGAGCGCGTTCTCGAGAAGGCCATGCACAGCGAACGCACCCCCAAGTCTGAGGGCTTCCTGATCCGCCTGATCGGCCTCTACTCTGAAGCCGGAATGGTCGACCAAGCCGTGCGGGTCTTCGAGAACATTCCCAGCCTCGCCGGCCAGCGCTCTGAACGCTCCCTCTGCGCACTCTTGTCAGCTTTTCTCGACAACGGCTGCATCGAACGCCTTCAAGACGCTTTCAGCCGTTCTGTTGAAGAGTACGGCGTTGCCCCAGGCATTGCATCTTATAATATCTACCTCAAAGCTCTCTGCTCTAGCTCTGCCAACAAGGTTGACGAGGCACTCGCATTGTTTGATCAAATGCATGATAAAGGAATTGAGCCCGACATCTCCTGCTATAACACGCTCTTGGACGGCTATTCAAAGAAAGGAGACTACGCTGGATTTGACAAGGTTCTCAAGGAGATTTGCAAAAAGGGTTTGAGCCAAAATGTTGGCACTTATAACTGCAGAATTGCAGCTCTTTGTGCGAAAGGTAAGAGCTTTCAGGCTGAAGAATTGTTGGATGTGATGAAATTAAATGGAATCTTTCCGGACAAAATCAGCTTCAATACCTTGATTAATAGGTTTTGCGAACAAGGGAATACAGACTCTGCCATTGAGTTATTTAAGAGAATGAAGGATGTCAAGGCGCCTGGCGGTAGAGTTGTCTTACCTGATTCATACACGTACATCAAGTTAACACAGGGTTTGGTTGAGAAAGGAGAATTTGGGAAGGCTGTGGAGATCTGCAAAGAGTGCTTGGACAATAAATGGGCACCGTCCTTTAAGACCATGAAAGAACTGATTGATGGTTTGATTAAGAATTCGCAAGTAGATGAAGCAAAGGGCATTGTTGCAAGGATGAAGAAGGGATTAGTCAAAGGTGATGCTAAAGTTGCCTGGGAGAAAATGAAAGAAGGATTTGCCTTCTGA